A window from Triticum aestivum cultivar Chinese Spring chromosome 6D, IWGSC CS RefSeq v2.1, whole genome shotgun sequence encodes these proteins:
- the LOC123141567 gene encoding uncharacterized protein — translation MRRRAGGAGAPPLPDTLSVSLLLLLLLVATELGTAACVCGVLKADAVASATAAAAARKRGRTVLQTGPPAAACAGEAGGAAYDESKRMVPQGPNPLHN, via the coding sequence ATGAGACGACGCGCCGGTggcgctggcgctcctccattgcCAGACACGCTCTCGGTGTCGCttctgctgctgctcctgctggTGGCGACCGAGCTGGGCACCGCGGCCTGCGTCTGCGGAGTTCTCAAGGCGGACGCGGTAGCGTCggcgacggctgctgcagcagcgcGGAAGCGCGGCCGCACGGTGCTTCAGACAGGACCGCCGGCGGCGGCGTGCGCCGGCGAGGCGGGAGGAGCGGCGTACGACGAGTCCAAGAGGATGGTACCCCAGGGCCCCAATCCGCTGCACAACTAG